The sequence ACCGGGGACCGGTATCGCTGATTATGAGGGCGGCTTCAGCTTCCTGTTGCCACAAGCGCAAAACCAGGATGAACTGACAGCCATCGCAACAACTCTTACAGGACCTAAACACGTTAACGCCATTGCGCAACATTCTAATGCTGAAAAAGATCAGTTTGTAGTGAATTTCGCGATGCGCGGGACGAGCAGTTTGCGCTTAATTCCCACCGCAAGCAGTTTAAATGTGCGCCTGCATTCTCGCTGGCCCCATCCTAAATTCCACGGTGCTTTTTTACCGCGAGAAAAAAATATTACGCCGCAAGGATTTAGCGCGGCCTGGCGGGTTAATGGCTTTAATGCCAACAGCGAGCAGCGCTTGCAAAGCTGCAATGACAGTGGCTGTAAAGCGCTGGCGGATACCGGGTTTGGTGTTGAACTATTTCAGCCGGTGGATGCGTACCTGCAAACGGAACGCGCATTGAAATATGGCATCCTGTTTATCGCGATCTGCTTTGTCGCGTTTTTTACTTTTGAAACGGTGGGCGCGATTAATATCCACCCAATTCAGTATGCACTGGTGGGCGTTACTTTGGCGATTTTTTATTTACTCTTGCTCGCACTCGCCGAACACATCCCCTTTTACGCGGCTTATACCATTGCGGCGGGCAGTTGCTGCCTGTTATTGCTCGAGTATCTCAGTGCGATGCTGGGGCGGCGGCGTGCGGCGATTTTCTGCGGCTGCCTGGTTGTGTTATACGCCAAGCTCTATGTCATTTTGCAAATGGAAGATTTTGCCCTGCTGATGGGTAGCTTGTTGATGTTCGCATTACTGGCGCTATTGATGATAACAACGCGAAATATTCGTTGGCATCAAGCCGCGGATCAAAAGGCGTCAGCCTTAGTGCCGACTGCTCGTTGACTCAGATGTTTCCACGGCGGATCATAGCGGCCTTTTCTGCGAGGGGGTGCTATGGCCTGGGATGTAATTGTCATTGGAGCCGGGGCGGCGGGCCTTATGTGTGCCGCTACCGCTGGTGCGCGCGGTCGACGGGTTTTACTGGTTGACCACGCCAACAAGGCCGGCAAAAAAATTCTGATGTCTGGCGGTGGGCGCTGCAACTTCACCAATATGGAGATTGCAGCCAGCAACTACCGCTCGCAGAACCCGCACTTTTGCAAATCCGCGCTGAGCCGCTACACCCAGTGGGATTTTATTGGCCTGGTCGGCCAGCATGGCATTCCCTACCATGAAAAGGAATTGGGCCAGCTATTCTGCGATAACAAAGCCAGTGACATCCTGTCCATGCTGCTCGCTGAATGCGACACCAGCGGCGTAGAATTGCGTCTTAACACCACGGTCTGTGAGGTGAGCAAAACCGACGCAGGTTTTACGCTGCTTGCGAACAACCACAAGCTCAGCTGTGAATCTCTGGTGGTGGCAACCGGCGGGCTTTCGATTCCGACGATGGGAGCCACAGGGTTTGGTTACGAATTAGCGCAGCAGTTTGGCTTAACGCTTACTTCCCGGGTACCTTCGCTGGTGCCGTTTACACTTTCTGGCAAATGGCTTGAGTTTGCCAAAGGGTTGGCAGGGGTAAGCCTTTCCGCAACCGTTACCACGGCGCAAACCGCGTTCACCAATCAATTGCTCTTCACCCATCGCGGTTTGAGCGGCCCGGCGGTACTGCAGGCCAGTAATTATTGGGAATTAGGTGAGCCAATTAGCATTGACTTGCTGCCCGGAGCATCGTTTAAAAATCAGATGGCCGAATGGCACGCGGCAGGCAATAAACAAACCCTCAAAAATAGCCTGGGTCAGATGTTACCGAAACGCTTTGTCGAAAGCTGGTTAGACATTGCTGGCAGTAACAAACCGGTTAACCAGTACACGCCCAAAGAAATAGACGCGCTGCACCAACAACTGCACTGCTGGCAACTCACCCCGTCTGGCACGGAAGGCTATCGCACGGCCGAGGTGACCCGCGGCGGCATCGACACGGATCAGATTTCCTCTAAAACCTTTGAAGCAAAAAACGTTAAAGGTTTGTATTTTATTGGCGAAGTACTCGACGTAACGGGTTGGCTTGGCGGGTATAACTTTCAATGGGCCTGGGCGTCCGGGTGGTGTGCCGGTGGTGTGGTGTAGGTGTAAAACTGATGCGTATCAAACGCAATAAATAAAATCGGCGGTTAATCTTTAACTAATTTCAATACGGGCTAGGATAATGCCGGTAAGAAATTTTTGAAATCAGCGTTAGTTATTGGATCGAAAGAGAACACTTAACGGATAAAGTGCTTATGGATAACGATGTCATTCTCTCCGAATTTAATTGTTTAAAGGAAGAAACCCTGGCGATGACACAAAGACGCAGCCAACGTTTAACCATTACTTGGACCGCGTTGGCAGCGTTTTCTTCGGTTGCATTTTCTACAGAGCTACCCGAACTCACACTGTTGTCGATTGTATTTGTTACGGCTGCCTGGCGGGAAGATCTCGCTATGGTACGGAAAATTTCAGGTATTGGCGGTTATATCCAATACTTTATTGAGCCGCGTTTAAAGGAATTGTCGTGGGAGTCAGTTACCTCGCGCAGTGTCGATAGAAGCGAGCGTAGTACATTTTCGCGACTTCGATCGACCATGCGTTCGAACTATGGTATTGCCACCATGACGGCCTATTTTGTGGTGTTATCGAGTCTGTTGAAATACCCAATAACCCACTACTCGAGGGCAGTTGTGTTTGCGTTGTTAGCGGGTTTGGCTTGCTGGCATATTCACGGCGTTATTCGCTTAGGTTGTTTTGTTCGCGAAAAAAATCTGGCAGCGCGTGAGCGATTCAAAAATATGCAGTTTAAAGTTCACCATCACAAGGGACGCAGCGAGGCCCCGCGAGCGGCCTAAGGTGAGTTGAAAAAACGTAAAAGCCGCGAGTCGTTGTGCTAGCTGCTAGGAAAATGGGGGAGAACATAGGTTGCCAATTCGCTGATCACTTCAAGCGCCGGGCGTTGCGAGAGCTTTAGGTTAAACGCCATATGATTGACACCCATTTCCTGAATTCGGTCTAAATAGTCTATCAGCGTGTTGCGCCCAACACGCATACCAGAGTGAATATGGGTGACGGGAAAGTCAGGGTCTTCGGCCAAATCCAAGAACAAACCCTGCGCAAACGGCTTTGGCCTTCCGTCCCTGGAATGTATTTGTGACGCCTCCTGCCAGGTTTTTAGAAGA comes from Teredinibacter turnerae and encodes:
- a CDS encoding NAD(P)/FAD-dependent oxidoreductase, which gives rise to MAWDVIVIGAGAAGLMCAATAGARGRRVLLVDHANKAGKKILMSGGGRCNFTNMEIAASNYRSQNPHFCKSALSRYTQWDFIGLVGQHGIPYHEKELGQLFCDNKASDILSMLLAECDTSGVELRLNTTVCEVSKTDAGFTLLANNHKLSCESLVVATGGLSIPTMGATGFGYELAQQFGLTLTSRVPSLVPFTLSGKWLEFAKGLAGVSLSATVTTAQTAFTNQLLFTHRGLSGPAVLQASNYWELGEPISIDLLPGASFKNQMAEWHAAGNKQTLKNSLGQMLPKRFVESWLDIAGSNKPVNQYTPKEIDALHQQLHCWQLTPSGTEGYRTAEVTRGGIDTDQISSKTFEAKNVKGLYFIGEVLDVTGWLGGYNFQWAWASGWCAGGVV
- the creD gene encoding cell envelope integrity protein CreD: MQTQRETKYCAQTRLAIKAGVILILSLCLLIPLSMIRGQINERGNYLQEVKRDIASSWTGNQTLLTPVLVQPYTTQPASGDSLPKTRYTLVPLLESQLLVDATVEMRARGIYRVPVYTADLVISGRIDRVHWARSIKDLLAKKNVTSVLPAYIAVGVSDQRGIDNNIGVQVGEQSVKATPGTGIADYEGGFSFLLPQAQNQDELTAIATTLTGPKHVNAIAQHSNAEKDQFVVNFAMRGTSSLRLIPTASSLNVRLHSRWPHPKFHGAFLPREKNITPQGFSAAWRVNGFNANSEQRLQSCNDSGCKALADTGFGVELFQPVDAYLQTERALKYGILFIAICFVAFFTFETVGAINIHPIQYALVGVTLAIFYLLLLALAEHIPFYAAYTIAAGSCCLLLLEYLSAMLGRRRAAIFCGCLVVLYAKLYVILQMEDFALLMGSLLMFALLALLMITTRNIRWHQAADQKASALVPTAR